A genomic segment from Gemmatimonas sp. UBA7669 encodes:
- a CDS encoding Ada metal-binding domain-containing protein — translation MTSTHLYRLIAADGSTVASPTKGTLGGHRKNRTYGRLDCKAARRAMEHGRSYEQQRVFFADEATAIAAGYRPCAVCMPEAYKAWKAQES, via the coding sequence ATGACTTCCACGCACCTGTATCGCCTGATTGCTGCCGACGGCAGCACGGTGGCCAGCCCGACCAAGGGCACCCTGGGCGGCCACCGCAAGAATCGCACGTACGGCCGCCTTGATTGCAAGGCGGCGCGGCGCGCTATGGAACACGGGCGCAGCTACGAACAGCAGCGCGTGTTCTTTGCCGATGAGGCCACCGCCATTGCGGCGGGCTATCGCCCCTGCGCCGTGTGCATGCCCGAGGCCTACAAGGCCTGGAAGGCGCAGGAGTCGTAG